Proteins encoded together in one Pontiella desulfatans window:
- a CDS encoding HAD family hydrolase, whose amino-acid sequence MQFPELGTTIESLGLNELKQTSDHRFTTGTNGVQAIGKTGDGKVEFIGFSDQTMALVNSALGYPAYYPVHSVEREDPITAVLMDLDGTTVHSEEFWIWIIQLSTASLLGNPGFELEESDLPYVSGHSVSEHLQYCVTKYCPEKTVEEARTYYFEHTHREMQLILEGKGKPGAFRPSPGIKEFLLELKNMDMRIGLVTSGLYEKAYPEILDAFKTLGMGDPADFYDAIITAGHALRKGEAGTLGELSPKPHPWLYAETMRVGLGMDFSQRHSAIGIEDSGAGICSILLAGMQPWGIGGGNIDQSGTRGLCKQYVEDFEALLEKIKQRR is encoded by the coding sequence ATGCAATTTCCGGAGCTAGGAACCACGATCGAGTCGCTCGGTCTCAACGAACTGAAACAAACCTCTGACCACCGCTTTACCACGGGAACCAACGGCGTTCAGGCCATTGGCAAGACCGGTGATGGAAAAGTGGAGTTCATTGGATTTTCCGACCAAACCATGGCGCTGGTGAATTCGGCGCTGGGTTACCCGGCCTACTATCCGGTCCATTCCGTGGAGCGGGAAGATCCGATTACCGCCGTTTTGATGGATCTCGACGGCACCACCGTGCATAGCGAGGAATTCTGGATCTGGATCATCCAACTCAGTACCGCCAGCCTGCTGGGCAATCCAGGCTTTGAACTCGAAGAATCCGACCTCCCCTATGTTTCCGGCCACTCGGTTTCCGAACACCTGCAATATTGCGTCACGAAATATTGTCCGGAAAAAACGGTAGAGGAAGCTCGCACCTATTATTTCGAACACACGCACCGCGAAATGCAGCTGATCCTTGAAGGCAAGGGCAAGCCCGGCGCCTTCCGCCCATCGCCCGGCATCAAGGAGTTCCTGCTCGAATTAAAAAACATGGACATGCGAATCGGTTTGGTGACGTCTGGTTTATATGAAAAAGCCTATCCAGAAATCCTCGATGCCTTCAAAACGCTCGGCATGGGCGACCCCGCCGACTTTTATGATGCCATCATCACCGCCGGCCACGCGCTGCGCAAAGGCGAAGCCGGAACGCTCGGCGAACTCTCGCCCAAACCCCACCCGTGGCTCTACGCCGAAACGATGCGTGTCGGACTGGGTATGGATTTCAGCCAGCGCCATTCCGCCATCGGCATCGAAGACAGCGGCGCGGGCATCTGCTCCATCCTGCTGGCCGGTATGCAGCCCTGGGGCATCGGCGGCGGCAACATCGACCAGTCCGGCACCCGCGGCCTTTGCAAGCAATATGTCGAGGACTTCGAAGCCTTGCTTGAAAAAATCAAGCAGCGTCGTTAA
- a CDS encoding alpha-mannosidase: protein MNKKTALVVAHTHWDREWRYPIWKTRSLLIEFMDWLIDILENDPAYDSFLLDGQTVCVDDYLQVRPENRDRIAALVKAGKLVVGPWYTLPDLFPISGECLVRNLQTGIRFAEELGGYNPIAYHTFGWGQTAQFPQIYQDIGIHYAVAAKKVSEERAPNSEFIWTAPDGSELLTSRLGHFTRQNGYFYLHFPVRLNNIYDDNQYAWEWGKTGVAYHRADENNYQNDYFRIDHEDGYFKENVKDAAQRTWDNMDKTLVDDWRLLMCGCDFSTPNPYLPRMVKDCNEALPEIEFRMASLKEYFQGVEERLDRSIVPVVHGELRDGEPSHASANALATRIHIKQLNKQVENVFMRRMEPLAASLSMLGETYPTNFIGKGWNYLLKAHPHDSINGVTQDKTVVDNLYRLNQALEIGETIYEDSIAALLKRLDLSAFGQTDTLLLLHNPQPRPVREVVKVAIDTPRSEDCWTLGVVDADGTRLAIQEITRDEHKQPVHDVEARPWPYYVDRHQLYLDTGEIPAGGYKIVKVVNERTYWREEEWWPAMRKSAGGFIGQGAMKMENAFLKVEVNSDGTFNLTDKSNGRTIENMHHFEDEGDTGDYWAYYAPYKNQAITSRGFGSRIWMEDNGPLSATIGIETIMKVPAHAEYGNVKVQGYGKRCDRLVDLKIVSRITLNKDSKHLKVKTSIDNTAKDHRIRLMIPTDIQTDFSDAAGHFTVDHRGIVHEKDADGKFYPEMALRPMSVFCDASDGTNGMAVLNNCLTEFQLLEDDRGTIALTLLRAIRNRICTESRVSSEFPEALGSQMLQTVDYEYAIYPHAGNWAEGAVYAEADKLNAKPAVTQISMNRGGDLPTVASHYAIDNDALVLSSITKTHGRNSLMLRLFNPTGETQEGTVKFGLPVSKAWKNNLIETRGEELELLDGAVALSVPKGRIVTIEVE, encoded by the coding sequence ATGAATAAGAAAACCGCTTTAGTTGTTGCACACACGCACTGGGACCGCGAATGGCGCTACCCGATCTGGAAAACCCGCTCGCTATTGATCGAATTCATGGACTGGCTGATCGATATTCTGGAAAACGACCCGGCATACGACAGTTTCCTGCTCGATGGCCAGACCGTCTGTGTTGACGATTATCTGCAAGTCCGCCCCGAAAACCGCGACCGCATTGCCGCACTGGTCAAGGCCGGCAAGCTGGTGGTTGGGCCCTGGTACACGTTGCCCGACCTCTTCCCGATTTCCGGCGAATGCCTCGTGCGCAATCTACAGACCGGCATCCGGTTCGCGGAGGAACTCGGCGGCTACAACCCGATTGCCTACCACACCTTCGGCTGGGGGCAGACCGCGCAGTTCCCGCAGATTTACCAGGATATTGGCATTCACTATGCCGTTGCCGCCAAAAAAGTTTCCGAAGAGCGCGCGCCCAACAGCGAATTCATCTGGACGGCGCCGGACGGATCGGAGCTGCTGACCTCGCGCCTCGGCCACTTCACCCGCCAGAACGGCTATTTCTATCTGCACTTCCCGGTTCGGCTGAACAATATCTACGACGACAACCAGTATGCCTGGGAGTGGGGCAAAACCGGCGTGGCCTACCACCGCGCCGACGAAAACAATTATCAGAACGACTATTTCCGCATCGACCATGAAGATGGCTACTTCAAGGAAAACGTCAAAGATGCCGCGCAGCGAACGTGGGACAACATGGACAAGACGCTGGTCGACGACTGGCGCCTGCTGATGTGCGGGTGCGACTTTTCGACTCCCAATCCCTATCTGCCGCGGATGGTGAAGGATTGCAACGAAGCGCTGCCGGAGATCGAGTTCCGGATGGCCTCGCTGAAGGAATATTTCCAGGGCGTGGAGGAGCGGCTCGACCGATCCATCGTACCGGTGGTCCATGGCGAGCTGCGCGATGGCGAGCCAAGCCATGCCTCCGCCAACGCACTGGCGACCCGTATTCACATCAAGCAACTGAACAAACAGGTTGAGAACGTGTTCATGCGCCGGATGGAACCATTGGCCGCATCGCTTTCCATGCTGGGCGAAACCTATCCAACGAACTTTATCGGCAAGGGCTGGAACTATCTGCTCAAAGCGCACCCGCACGATTCCATCAACGGTGTCACGCAGGACAAGACCGTGGTGGACAACCTCTATCGCCTCAACCAGGCGCTGGAAATCGGGGAAACCATCTATGAAGATTCCATTGCCGCGTTGCTGAAGCGCCTGGATCTTTCCGCCTTCGGGCAGACCGACACGCTGTTGCTGCTCCACAACCCACAACCGCGCCCGGTGCGCGAGGTGGTCAAGGTGGCCATCGACACGCCGCGCTCCGAAGACTGCTGGACGCTGGGCGTGGTCGACGCGGACGGCACCCGTCTGGCGATCCAGGAAATCACGCGCGATGAGCACAAGCAACCCGTGCACGATGTCGAGGCGCGGCCGTGGCCATACTATGTCGACCGTCATCAGCTCTATCTCGACACCGGCGAAATCCCGGCCGGCGGCTACAAGATCGTCAAGGTGGTCAACGAACGAACCTATTGGCGAGAGGAGGAGTGGTGGCCGGCCATGCGCAAGAGCGCCGGCGGCTTCATCGGGCAGGGTGCCATGAAAATGGAAAACGCATTCCTGAAGGTGGAGGTGAATTCCGACGGAACCTTCAACCTGACCGACAAGTCGAACGGCCGCACCATCGAAAACATGCACCACTTCGAAGACGAAGGCGACACGGGCGACTACTGGGCCTACTATGCACCCTATAAAAACCAGGCCATCACCAGCCGCGGCTTCGGTTCGCGCATCTGGATGGAGGACAACGGCCCGCTCAGCGCGACCATCGGCATTGAAACCATCATGAAGGTTCCGGCCCATGCGGAATACGGCAACGTCAAGGTGCAGGGCTACGGCAAGCGGTGCGATCGCCTCGTGGACCTCAAGATTGTTTCACGCATCACACTCAACAAGGACAGCAAGCACCTGAAGGTGAAAACCTCCATCGACAATACCGCCAAGGACCATCGCATACGCCTGATGATCCCGACCGACATCCAGACCGACTTCTCGGATGCAGCCGGACACTTCACGGTTGACCATCGCGGCATCGTCCACGAAAAGGATGCCGATGGAAAATTCTACCCCGAAATGGCGCTGCGCCCGATGAGCGTCTTCTGCGACGCGAGCGATGGCACCAACGGAATGGCCGTACTCAATAACTGCCTGACCGAATTCCAGCTGCTTGAGGATGACCGCGGGACGATCGCATTGACCCTGCTGCGCGCCATCCGCAACCGCATTTGCACCGAGTCGCGCGTTTCATCCGAATTCCCGGAAGCGCTCGGTAGCCAGATGCTCCAGACGGTGGACTATGAATATGCGATCTATCCGCACGCCGGAAACTGGGCCGAGGGCGCCGTCTACGCCGAGGCCGACAAGCTGAACGCCAAGCCGGCAGTCACCCAGATTTCCATGAACCGCGGTGGCGACCTGCCAACGGTGGCCTCGCACTATGCCATCGACAACGATGCGCTGGTGCTTTCCTCCATCACCAAAACGCATGGCCGCAATTCCCTGATGCTCCGCCTGTTCAACCCGACCGGCGAAACGCAGGAGGGCACGGTCAAGTTCGGCCTCCCGGTTTCCAAGGCCTGGAAAAACAACCTGATCGAAACGCGCGGGGAGGAGTTGGAGCTACTGGACGGCGCGGTTGCGCTCTCTGTCCCGAAGGGTCGGATTGTGACGATTGAAGTGGAGTGA
- a CDS encoding sulfatase-like hydrolase/transferase has translation MNRRSFTMLAASSALVSLSAKAVKGKRPNLLFIMTDQQRFDALSLSGNTILKTPNLDRIGKEGAYFEICNSQCPVCGPARSSLMTGRSVENSKVFTNMDADIADRTPMPCYDELLSDEGYRTEYYGKWHAPLGRAMKYDNAVTPAACHEWERGPGMSKEYEDYLNQHVKRTKLFNNPEYANTGWQEQTFDHRPYKTNPLDTRHGMEPGIKVDENGEKLKVGQPDQHGISTVPKEHTITAVQAKMTLQALERLAKRDEPFSLHCSFHCPHSPITPSEPYASMYKPEAMPVPVSIDDPMDNSPYINENGRKRLPQYRDREKIKYMIANYYALVKEIDVWVGGILDKLDELGLADDTMVVFTSDHGEMLGAHGMREKNIFYEESVHVPLMIRFPGRIKAGSVVAAPVSQIDLYATIQDYLGSGKTESDGESLRRYIENPAAERTAFAVSEWNWRGPVQPNLMVRTKGWKYFIPNTADSKVMNVLYDLKNDPFEMDNLLGKNPDAENHRKQAEFMKDLLVQWLEKTKSPHLEAVKKRDAVKAG, from the coding sequence ATGAACAGGCGTTCCTTTACCATGCTAGCCGCAAGTTCCGCGCTGGTGTCTCTTTCCGCGAAAGCGGTTAAGGGAAAGCGGCCGAACCTGCTCTTCATTATGACCGATCAGCAACGCTTCGATGCGTTGAGCCTGTCGGGAAACACGATCCTGAAAACACCGAATCTGGATCGGATTGGCAAGGAGGGCGCCTATTTTGAAATCTGCAATTCACAGTGTCCGGTGTGCGGCCCCGCGCGCAGCAGCCTGATGACGGGGCGCTCCGTGGAAAATTCGAAGGTGTTCACGAACATGGATGCCGACATTGCGGACCGGACACCGATGCCGTGCTACGACGAGTTGCTGTCGGACGAGGGGTACCGCACCGAATACTACGGCAAATGGCATGCGCCTCTCGGGCGGGCGATGAAATACGACAACGCCGTAACGCCTGCCGCCTGCCATGAATGGGAGCGCGGCCCGGGCATGTCGAAGGAATACGAGGACTATCTCAACCAGCATGTGAAACGCACGAAGCTGTTCAACAATCCGGAATATGCCAATACCGGATGGCAGGAGCAGACGTTCGACCACCGCCCCTACAAAACCAACCCGCTCGATACCCGGCACGGTATGGAGCCCGGAATCAAGGTGGATGAAAACGGTGAAAAACTGAAAGTGGGGCAACCGGACCAGCATGGCATCTCGACCGTGCCGAAGGAGCACACCATTACGGCCGTGCAGGCCAAGATGACGTTGCAGGCGCTGGAGCGGTTGGCAAAAAGGGACGAACCGTTTTCGCTGCATTGTTCGTTCCACTGCCCGCATTCACCCATCACGCCCTCGGAGCCGTATGCTTCCATGTATAAGCCGGAGGCCATGCCGGTGCCGGTTAGCATTGATGATCCCATGGACAACTCGCCGTACATCAATGAAAACGGACGCAAGCGGTTGCCGCAGTATCGGGATCGGGAAAAGATCAAATACATGATCGCGAATTATTATGCGCTGGTGAAGGAGATCGATGTTTGGGTGGGCGGGATTCTCGACAAGCTCGACGAGCTGGGGCTGGCTGACGACACGATGGTTGTCTTTACTTCGGACCACGGCGAAATGCTCGGTGCCCACGGCATGCGCGAAAAGAATATTTTCTATGAAGAGTCGGTTCATGTTCCGCTCATGATCCGTTTCCCCGGCCGCATCAAGGCCGGAAGCGTGGTGGCTGCGCCGGTTTCGCAGATTGATCTTTACGCGACGATCCAGGATTACCTGGGGTCTGGGAAAACCGAATCCGACGGGGAAAGCTTGCGCCGCTACATCGAAAACCCGGCCGCCGAGCGGACGGCTTTTGCCGTATCCGAATGGAATTGGCGCGGCCCGGTGCAACCGAACCTGATGGTGCGGACGAAGGGGTGGAAATATTTCATTCCCAACACCGCCGACTCCAAGGTGATGAACGTGCTGTATGACCTGAAGAACGACCCGTTCGAGATGGATAACCTGCTGGGCAAAAATCCCGATGCAGAAAACCACCGCAAGCAGGCCGAGTTCATGAAAGACCTGCTCGTCCAATGGCTGGAAAAAACCAAGTCCCCCCATTTGGAAGCGGTGAAGAAACGTGATGCGGTCAAGGCCGGATAA
- a CDS encoding sulfatase family protein has product MKKTMVLVLGSALAVSAWAKPNVVLFMADDFGAGSINAFGAPEDLVKTPHLNRMADSGMRFTNANTPASICSPTRYALLTGRYAWRGPLPFGVVNVFDPMVVETDRMTMPKYFRTMGYSTAQIGKWHLGYGDRRPAVFTEKLTPGPNDLGFDYHFGLPQNLDDMLRVWIENDGVHGLRSDKLSPYAKSFYGQPYVGLDAPQRSREEASEFLTEKAVEWLGAQDKGKPFFLYFASPATHHPIVPSERMRGKSNCGAYGDFIQDLDWSFGRIVQALDGMGVLDDTIIVFTSDNGGDIPNEETRPEGQAIKAGLKPNGGYRGDKHTIYEGGARVPLMVQWNGKVPAGKVSDRMVSIADLFATLADVVNGKSVTVPDAIDSSSFAPTLAGKKQPVRKPMVSTNAGGLQAIRSGKWKYIDGTFPETAPQGLRNTFKKEAEPALYDLSKDPAEKRNVIADHPEVVQELQAVLADYRAGKGAR; this is encoded by the coding sequence ATGAAAAAAACAATGGTACTGGTTTTAGGTTCGGCATTGGCGGTTTCGGCTTGGGCGAAGCCGAATGTGGTGCTGTTCATGGCGGACGACTTCGGAGCGGGGAGCATCAACGCCTTCGGGGCTCCTGAGGATTTGGTGAAAACACCCCACTTGAACCGGATGGCGGATTCCGGCATGCGGTTCACCAATGCCAACACACCGGCATCCATCTGCTCGCCGACGCGCTATGCGCTGCTGACCGGGCGCTATGCCTGGCGCGGACCGTTGCCATTCGGCGTGGTGAACGTCTTCGACCCAATGGTGGTCGAAACGGATCGCATGACGATGCCGAAATATTTCCGGACCATGGGATACTCCACCGCCCAGATCGGCAAATGGCATTTAGGCTATGGCGACCGGAGGCCGGCGGTGTTCACCGAAAAGCTGACGCCGGGGCCGAACGACCTCGGTTTCGATTATCACTTCGGCCTTCCGCAAAACCTGGACGACATGCTGCGCGTCTGGATTGAAAACGATGGCGTCCATGGGTTGCGCTCGGACAAGTTGAGTCCCTATGCGAAGAGCTTCTACGGCCAGCCGTATGTCGGACTCGACGCTCCGCAGCGCAGTCGCGAGGAAGCCAGCGAATTCCTGACCGAAAAGGCGGTTGAATGGCTGGGCGCCCAGGATAAGGGCAAGCCGTTCTTCCTGTACTTTGCCTCGCCCGCCACTCACCATCCGATTGTCCCCTCCGAGCGCATGCGCGGCAAAAGCAACTGCGGGGCGTACGGCGACTTTATCCAGGATCTGGACTGGTCGTTCGGCCGGATCGTCCAGGCGCTGGACGGGATGGGGGTGCTAGACGACACCATCATTGTTTTCACGTCCGACAACGGCGGCGATATCCCGAATGAAGAAACCCGTCCGGAGGGGCAGGCCATCAAGGCCGGACTGAAACCCAACGGTGGATACCGCGGCGACAAGCACACCATTTATGAAGGGGGTGCGCGCGTGCCATTGATGGTGCAGTGGAACGGAAAGGTGCCAGCCGGAAAAGTCTCGGATCGCATGGTCAGCATTGCCGACCTTTTCGCGACCCTCGCGGATGTCGTCAACGGGAAATCCGTGACGGTGCCGGACGCGATCGACAGTAGTAGTTTTGCGCCGACGCTGGCCGGCAAGAAGCAGCCGGTTCGCAAGCCGATGGTTTCCACCAATGCAGGGGGGCTGCAGGCGATTCGTTCCGGCAAGTGGAAATATATCGACGGAACCTTCCCTGAAACCGCGCCTCAGGGTTTGCGCAACACGTTCAAGAAGGAGGCCGAGCCTGCCCTCTATGACCTTTCCAAGGATCCCGCAGAAAAGCGCAACGTGATTGCCGACCATCCCGAGGTGGTTCAGGAGCTGCAGGCCGTGTTGGCCGACTATCGCGCGGGCAAGGGGGCCCGGTAG
- a CDS encoding cold-shock protein, which produces MTTGTVKWFSAEKGFGFITPDEGGTDMFVHHSEIQVSGYASLDEGQKVSYEVGQGQKGPCATNVTPM; this is translated from the coding sequence ATGACTACAGGAACAGTAAAATGGTTCAGCGCTGAAAAGGGCTTTGGTTTCATCACTCCCGACGAAGGAGGAACCGATATGTTTGTTCACCATTCGGAAATCCAGGTTTCCGGTTACGCCTCCCTCGATGAAGGCCAGAAGGTATCGTACGAAGTTGGTCAGGGGCAGAAAGGCCCGTGTGCAACGAACGTTACCCCGATGTAA
- a CDS encoding GAF domain-containing protein, producing the protein MSKNKTMDTKCLLEALSSIASKLCSSNGEEALYEILSTLGIAVGVDRTYLFDFTITADGNLIASQRAEWVEVGQERQIANPELQNFDMEASGFSDWNERMLAGEVIASLTSHLPAAQQEVLREKQGILSIVFVPVFSKGKLWGAIGYDDCSTEREWKHEEIEALRIASSIVGVLCYES; encoded by the coding sequence ATGTCGAAAAACAAAACAATGGATACCAAGTGCTTGCTTGAAGCCCTTTCGAGCATCGCCTCGAAATTATGTTCATCCAACGGTGAAGAGGCGCTCTACGAGATCCTCAGCACGCTAGGCATCGCCGTGGGCGTTGATCGCACTTATCTTTTTGACTTCACCATAACGGCCGATGGCAACCTGATTGCAAGCCAGCGGGCGGAATGGGTCGAGGTGGGGCAGGAACGACAGATTGCCAATCCGGAACTGCAAAACTTCGATATGGAGGCCAGTGGCTTTTCCGATTGGAATGAAAGAATGCTGGCTGGCGAGGTGATTGCCTCGCTCACATCCCATCTGCCTGCGGCGCAGCAGGAGGTTTTGCGGGAGAAGCAGGGCATACTGTCGATTGTCTTTGTGCCGGTTTTTTCAAAGGGCAAGCTGTGGGGGGCAATTGGCTACGACGACTGTTCCACCGAGCGCGAATGGAAGCATGAAGAGATCGAGGCCTTGCGCATAGCCTCTAGCATAGTCGGAGTGCTCTGCTACGAAAGCTAG
- a CDS encoding FAD-dependent oxidoreductase, with protein MLEKKKKIVVIGNGMVGFRFCEKLLEYDAFHEHQITVLGDELSPAYDRVSLSLLFDGKTESDLVFAESRWYEYCKINLRLGARVIEINRSAQTVTTSSGKSFPYDHLVIATGARPHLPDISGIDQEGVHVYRTTGDATSILNGSRAASHAVVIGGGLLGLEVAEACREKGLETTIVEQESILMACQLDEAAGRLLDMKIENLGLRLRLNARVQSLGGSGVVESVRFENGPPIPADMVIIATGIVPNDELARGAGLELGTHGGIAIDEHTLTSDPHIFAIGDCAAFNNSTFGLVAPGYAMAEVAAAQLGKINKTFTMATPASKLKLLDLQVASIGQIHLEAPEARQLIDQEPARGVYKKLIMSNDLKRLLGAILVGETSEFERLRKHVEQKLELPSNPRALLAPIGEPLATQLDMEDDDVVCFCNYVTYGDICRAIDEKNLKSTSDVMGATYAAGLCGSCLDVLDAVTKAYLARK; from the coding sequence ATGCTCGAAAAGAAAAAAAAGATTGTGGTCATCGGCAATGGAATGGTTGGCTTCCGCTTCTGCGAAAAGTTGCTCGAATACGATGCGTTCCATGAGCACCAGATCACGGTGCTCGGGGATGAACTCTCTCCGGCCTACGACCGCGTGTCGCTTTCCTTGCTATTCGACGGCAAAACAGAGAGCGATCTCGTTTTCGCCGAGAGCCGGTGGTATGAATATTGCAAGATCAACCTTCGGCTTGGCGCGCGAGTCATCGAAATCAACCGCTCCGCACAAACCGTCACGACTTCTTCGGGAAAGAGCTTTCCCTATGACCACCTCGTCATCGCCACAGGCGCGCGCCCCCATCTCCCCGATATTAGCGGCATCGACCAGGAAGGTGTGCATGTCTACCGAACCACGGGAGATGCTACCTCAATCCTGAACGGGAGCCGGGCCGCATCACATGCCGTCGTCATCGGGGGCGGCCTGCTTGGGCTCGAGGTGGCAGAGGCCTGTCGTGAAAAGGGGCTCGAGACGACGATCGTGGAGCAGGAATCAATCCTTATGGCCTGTCAGCTCGATGAAGCGGCGGGACGGTTGTTGGATATGAAAATTGAAAACCTTGGCCTCCGGCTGCGCCTGAACGCAAGGGTTCAATCATTGGGGGGTTCTGGCGTCGTGGAGTCCGTTCGCTTTGAAAACGGGCCGCCCATTCCTGCCGACATGGTCATCATTGCCACGGGCATCGTCCCCAACGACGAGCTTGCGCGCGGTGCCGGGCTTGAGCTGGGGACCCATGGAGGGATCGCCATTGATGAGCACACCCTCACGTCGGATCCCCATATTTTTGCAATTGGCGACTGCGCCGCGTTCAATAACTCGACCTTTGGACTTGTTGCCCCGGGATATGCCATGGCGGAGGTGGCCGCCGCCCAACTCGGGAAAATCAACAAGACCTTTACGATGGCCACTCCGGCCTCGAAGCTTAAGCTACTGGATCTCCAGGTGGCTAGCATTGGCCAAATCCATCTGGAAGCGCCGGAGGCGCGTCAGCTCATCGATCAGGAACCCGCCCGTGGTGTGTATAAAAAACTGATCATGAGCAATGATCTAAAACGGTTGCTCGGTGCCATACTCGTGGGCGAAACCTCGGAGTTCGAACGGTTGCGGAAGCATGTGGAGCAGAAGCTTGAACTGCCCTCCAATCCACGGGCGCTGCTCGCGCCTATCGGCGAACCGCTCGCCACGCAACTCGACATGGAAGACGACGATGTGGTGTGCTTCTGCAACTACGTCACCTATGGCGACATTTGCAGAGCGATCGACGAAAAGAACCTTAAATCAACATCCGATGTGATGGGGGCCACCTATGCCGCGGGTTTGTGCGGAAGTTGCCTCGACGTGCTGGATGCCGTAACCAAGGCCTATCTGGCACGGAAATAG